AGCTAGATCACGACCTTTTGGCCGCCAAGTTTTCAGGGTAACAAAAATGCGCCCCATCCAATGATGGACAGGGCACATCCTAGATCAGAATCAACTGCTTAGAATGGGCAGCTGTTGTCTGCACGGTAATCGTGAACAACGATCTTGCCGTCTACGATTTCCTTGGAAGCCTGATCGACAGCTGCGCGCATATCCGCAGAGATCAGGTCCTTGTTGTTTTCATCGTCAGCCCAAGCAACGCCGTCTTCGGCAAGGCCGAGCACATAAATGCCTGAAGACCAGCTATCAGCGGAAAGATCCTTGAAGGCATTGTAAACAGCGGTATCAACGCGTTTAACCATAGAGGTCAGCACGTTGCCCGGATGCAGGCCGTTCTGGTTGGAATCAACACCAATGCCCATCTTGCCAGCATCGGCAGCAGCCTGAAGAACGCCAGCACCTGAGCCACCAGCTGCATGATAGATCACGTCAGCGCCGCGATCGATCTGGGATTTGGCCAGCTCGCCGCCCTTCACAGGGTCGTTCCATGCAGCACCGGTGGTGCCGATCATGTTTTCGAAGATTTCAATGTCAGGATTGGCTGCTTTTGCACCCTGTTTGTAACCGCAGGCAAACGCACGAATGAGCGGAATGTCCATGCCGCCAACGAAGCCGACTTTGCCGGTTTTGGAAGCCTTGGCAGCCAACAGACCGACAAGGAAGGACCCTTCATGCTCTTTGAAGACGATGGAACGAACGTTTGGAAGATCGACGACCATGTCAACGATAGCGAATTTCGTTTCTGGAAACTCAGGAGCAACTTTCTTCAGAGCTTCAGCCTGAGAGAAACCAATCGCAACGATTGGGTTGAAACCACGTTTTGCAAAGCGACGAAGAGCCTGTTCGCGCTGGGCATCGTTCTGAATTTCGAAATCGCGATACTCTGTTCCAGTGTCTTTCTTATAAGCTTCTGCACCATTATAAGCCGACTGGTTGAAGGACTGGTCGCTTTTGCCACCCAGGTCGTAAACCACCGCAGGCTTGATTTCAGCAGCAAGTGCTGGTGCTACAACCATCATGGTTGCCAGTGCAGCGGCACCGAAAAATTGACGCAACATGTCTAACCCCTTTTAATTGGTATGCTGTATCGATTGCTCAATCGATCGCTTAAACGATCTGTTGTTTTTCATGTTTTGCCGTGGCCCGGATCAACATTATACCCACCGCCATCAATGGCAGCTGGCTACGAATAGAATTCGTCGGTAAACACAGACCTCTTGCAACACATTGGCGACAGTCTTGCACGGTCTGAGGCTCTTTGCAGCCAGAATCTTTGCTTTTCACCACCGGGATTGCTGCTTTTCTGGCTTCAAAAGGCCATTGCTTGCAAAAAGCTCACATCGGCTCTCTAGCCGGAGTGCGTTGACGGTGAAAATTGGAGCATTTTTGAAAAATTGTGACACAAATACGGGAAAATTCGATGAAATTTTTCCTTCGCGCTCTCAAATTGAGATCAGTGAAAACGGAATTGTCATCAAACCCAATATGATTGATTTGTTGATAACTTGTCCTTTTAAAGCAAATTTAACCGATGGAAGCGCGGACAAAAAGAGCCTGAGAGTTTGGGTTATTTGCGCGGTTTGGCTCTTCGGGTTGCCTCGGTATTGATCGGATCATCAGGCCAGACATGTTTTGGATATTGCCCGCGCATATCGGCTTTTACATCTTTCCATGAGCCACGCCAAAAGCCCGGCAAATCCCGCGTCACCTGAATGGGGCGGTGAGCAGGCGAGAGTAGATGCAAGAGCAGGGGCAATTTGCCTCCCATGATCGCCGGATGCTCATCAAGACCAAACAGTTCCTGCACACGAACAGCCAGAACAGGACCATTTTCCGCTGCATAATCAATGGGAATGCGCGAACCGGTGGGCACTGTAAAGTGTGTCGGCAAGGCCTCTTCTAATGCTGCCAAGCGGTCATATGGAACCAAGGCTCTCAAGGCAGCCGAAAGCTCGGAGGTGGAAATATCCGACAGAGCCATCTTGCCCGCAAGAAACGGAGCAAGCCATTCTTCAAGCCCATCCAGCAGCCCTTGATCGGAAAGATCAGGCCAACCACCTTCCCGTTCGGCCACAAATTGCACGCGCCCACGCCAACGCTCGATTTCCTTG
This window of the uncultured Cohaesibacter sp. genome carries:
- a CDS encoding BMP family ABC transporter substrate-binding protein, producing MLRQFFGAAALATMMVVAPALAAEIKPAVVYDLGGKSDQSFNQSAYNGAEAYKKDTGTEYRDFEIQNDAQREQALRRFAKRGFNPIVAIGFSQAEALKKVAPEFPETKFAIVDMVVDLPNVRSIVFKEHEGSFLVGLLAAKASKTGKVGFVGGMDIPLIRAFACGYKQGAKAANPDIEIFENMIGTTGAAWNDPVKGGELAKSQIDRGADVIYHAAGGSGAGVLQAAADAGKMGIGVDSNQNGLHPGNVLTSMVKRVDTAVYNAFKDLSADSWSSGIYVLGLAEDGVAWADDENNKDLISADMRAAVDQASKEIVDGKIVVHDYRADNSCPF